Proteins from a single region of Candidatus Woesearchaeota archaeon:
- a CDS encoding MvaI/BcnI restriction endonuclease family protein has product MDGKLIENFKRDFLAIKEKGWIPSNRFHDTGIGKTFEDFIGVIENNKASADYKGEIELKSTRELSESMITLFTKSPNPRGVNTKLRERFGYFDEEYKDMKILHTTFSADKYNACKSKFCFGLEIDEQNKRIDIKVKQIDADKIEEIEAYYPFELLKKIIETKCKSIILLDAESKKEKGAESFKFNKAILLTGLTFDGFLKAVKEASIKYDIRLGVYRSGKNLGKTHDHGSGFRIVRNSIPKVFKVEEI; this is encoded by the coding sequence ATGGATGGTAAACTTATAGAAAATTTCAAAAGAGACTTTTTAGCAATAAAGGAAAAAGGATGGATTCCTTCAAATCGATTTCATGACACCGGAATAGGCAAGACTTTTGAAGATTTTATTGGAGTAATAGAGAATAATAAGGCTTCTGCAGATTATAAGGGAGAAATAGAATTAAAGTCTACTAGAGAGTTATCCGAATCAATGATTACTCTATTTACTAAATCTCCTAATCCTCGCGGTGTAAATACAAAGTTAAGAGAAAGATTTGGTTATTTTGATGAAGAATATAAAGATATGAAAATATTACACACTACTTTTTCTGCTGACAAATATAATGCCTGTAAAAGCAAATTTTGTTTTGGATTGGAGATTGACGAACAAAATAAACGGATTGACATAAAAGTAAAACAGATCGACGCAGATAAAATTGAGGAAATAGAGGCTTATTATCCATTTGAATTATTAAAGAAAATAATAGAAACTAAATGCAAGAGCATTATTCTACTTGATGCCGAATCAAAAAAAGAGAAAGGGGCAGAATCATTTAAGTTCAATAAAGCAATTTTGCTTACTGGATTGACATTTGATGGTTTTTTGAAAGCTGTAAAAGAAGCCAGCATAAAATACGATATAAGATTGGGTGTTTATAGGAGCGGAAAAAATTTAGGCAAAACACACGACCACGGTTCTGGTTTCAGGATTGTAAGAAATAGTATTCCAAAAGTGTTCAAAGTTGAAGAAATTTGA
- a CDS encoding serine hydroxymethyltransferase, translating into MKTEELKSSDIEVYNAIQNELERQRTELNMIPSESYASRAVLEAVGSVLNNKYAEGYPKKRYYQGNRYCDEIELIAIERAKKLFNAEHANVQPNSGSPANMAIYFSVLNPGEKIMGMDLSHGGHLTHGSPVNFSGKLFSFAHYGVDKETEMLDMDKVREIALKEKPKMIVSGYTAYPRTVDFRRFNEIAQEIGAYSMADISHIAGLIVGDVHPSPLPFTDFVMTTTHKTLRGPRSAIILCKEKYAAQLDKAVFPGLQGGPHEHTIAGKAVCFKEAMEPEFRQYALQIVKNAKALAETLMAKGIKLVSNGTDNHLILIDLIKTKSIGKQGMGREMAVALEEAGIVLNANTIPFDPSTPFKPSGLRLGTPILAQRGMKEDEMKQVGEWIADIIEHPTDAALKQKVRQNVLDLCRRFPVY; encoded by the coding sequence ATGAAAACAGAAGAGCTGAAATCATCAGACATCGAAGTGTATAATGCAATCCAAAACGAATTAGAAAGGCAAAGAACAGAATTAAACATGATCCCTTCTGAAAGTTATGCAAGCAGGGCTGTTCTAGAGGCAGTTGGAAGCGTGCTTAACAATAAGTATGCTGAAGGCTATCCTAAAAAAAGATATTATCAGGGAAACAGGTATTGCGATGAAATAGAGCTTATTGCAATCGAAAGGGCCAAAAAACTGTTTAATGCAGAGCACGCAAATGTGCAGCCAAATTCAGGAAGCCCTGCAAACATGGCAATTTATTTTTCTGTGTTAAATCCCGGCGAAAAAATAATGGGCATGGACTTGAGCCATGGCGGCCACTTAACTCATGGAAGCCCTGTAAATTTCTCAGGAAAGCTTTTCAGCTTTGCGCATTACGGCGTTGACAAAGAAACTGAAATGCTAGATATGGACAAAGTGAGGGAAATTGCGCTGAAAGAAAAGCCAAAGATGATTGTTTCAGGCTATACTGCATACCCAAGAACAGTTGATTTCAGAAGATTTAATGAAATAGCCCAAGAAATAGGGGCATATTCAATGGCAGACATATCCCATATTGCCGGGCTTATAGTCGGAGATGTTCATCCTTCTCCGCTGCCGTTTACAGATTTTGTGATGACAACAACGCACAAAACATTAAGAGGCCCAAGAAGCGCCATCATTCTTTGCAAAGAAAAATATGCAGCTCAGCTGGACAAGGCAGTATTCCCTGGCTTGCAGGGCGGCCCTCATGAGCACACTATAGCCGGAAAGGCTGTGTGCTTTAAGGAAGCAATGGAGCCTGAGTTCAGGCAGTATGCATTGCAGATTGTAAAAAATGCAAAAGCTCTTGCAGAAACACTCATGGCTAAGGGCATAAAGCTGGTTTCAAACGGGACAGACAATCATCTGATTTTAATTGACCTTATCAAGACAAAATCAATTGGAAAACAAGGCATGGGCAGGGAAATGGCTGTTGCGCTTGAAGAAGCAGGAATAGTCCTTAATGCAAACACAATTCCATTTGACCCTTCAACTCCATTCAAGCCATCCGGACTAAGATTAGGAACCCCTATACTGGCGCAGAGGGGAATGAAAGAAGATGAAATGAAGCAGGTCGGAGAATGGATCGCAGATATTATTGAGCATCCAACTGATGCTGCATTAAAGCAGAAAGTAAGGCAGAATGTTCTTGATCTTTGCAGAAGGTTTCCGGTTTACTGA
- a CDS encoding dihydrofolate reductase, producing MTEIIVIVAVAQNNVIGNKGDIPWRIQEDFQHFKEATWGHPCIMGDKTYESLPENAKPLPGRENIVLTFDKSYKPEGTTIFFDFNEAIEYCRKKGVEKAFITGGASIYKLGLKIADTFELTRIYKDYEGDVLFPEINFNEWELIKKEDKEGKDKKTGENVKFSFLTYKRKRK from the coding sequence ATGACTGAAATAATCGTGATTGTTGCAGTTGCTCAGAACAATGTGATCGGCAATAAAGGTGATATTCCCTGGAGAATACAGGAGGATTTCCAGCATTTCAAGGAAGCAACATGGGGCCATCCCTGCATTATGGGCGATAAAACTTACGAGTCATTGCCTGAAAATGCAAAGCCTCTTCCCGGAAGAGAGAACATTGTGCTTACTTTTGACAAAAGCTACAAACCGGAAGGAACAACAATATTCTTTGATTTCAATGAAGCAATAGAGTACTGCAGGAAAAAAGGCGTGGAGAAGGCATTCATTACAGGAGGGGCAAGCATCTACAAGCTTGGATTAAAAATAGCAGATACATTTGAGCTGACGAGGATATACAAAGATTATGAAGGCGATGTTTTATTCCCTGAAATTAATTTCAATGAATGGGAGCTGATCAAGAAAGAAGATAAGGAAGGAAAAGATAAAAAAACAGGGGAAAATGTTAAGTTTTCTTTCCTGACTTACAAGAGAAAGAGAAAATGA
- the thyA gene encoding thymidylate synthase, with the protein MKAYLEIIKRILDEGVVKKDRTGTGTVAIAGAMFQHDMAEGFPLLTTKKIPLRLVASELEFFIKGISDKKWLQERNNHIWDEWCSPEIVPYSHDEAAKKRMMEERDLGPIYGWQWRHFGAKYEGYDKDYNGKGVDQLKRLVDDLKNKPHSRQMLVLAWNPVDVNKVIPPFCHYGFQATVLNDKLNLMWNQRSVDSALGLPFNIASYGLLLHLLAKETGLKEGKLVGFLGDTHIYLNHIEGLKEQLKRAPFRLPSIKTENFKSIFDWKFEDTKAENYESHPTIKFEIAV; encoded by the coding sequence ATGAAAGCATATCTTGAGATCATTAAGAGAATTCTTGATGAAGGAGTTGTCAAGAAAGACAGGACTGGAACAGGCACCGTCGCTATTGCAGGGGCTATGTTCCAGCATGACATGGCCGAAGGCTTTCCTTTGCTTACCACTAAAAAAATCCCTTTAAGGCTGGTTGCGTCTGAGCTAGAGTTTTTTATTAAAGGCATTTCAGATAAAAAATGGCTTCAGGAGAGAAACAACCATATCTGGGATGAATGGTGCTCTCCGGAGATAGTTCCTTATTCCCATGATGAAGCAGCAAAAAAGCGAATGATGGAAGAAAGGGATTTAGGGCCGATTTATGGATGGCAGTGGAGGCATTTCGGGGCAAAGTACGAAGGCTATGACAAGGATTATAATGGGAAAGGAGTTGACCAGCTTAAAAGACTAGTTGATGATTTAAAAAATAAGCCGCACAGCAGGCAGATGTTAGTGCTGGCATGGAATCCGGTTGATGTAAACAAAGTAATACCTCCTTTCTGCCATTATGGCTTTCAGGCAACAGTGCTGAATGATAAATTAAATCTCATGTGGAACCAGAGGTCTGTTGACAGCGCATTAGGCCTGCCTTTTAATATTGCGAGCTATGGGTTATTGCTGCATCTGCTTGCTAAAGAAACCGGCCTTAAAGAGGGAAAGCTTGTTGGCTTCTTGGGAGACACGCACATATATTTAAATCATATTGAAGGATTGAAAGAGCAGCTTAAAAGAGCGCCATTCAGGCTGCCTTCAATAAAAACAGAGAATTTCAAGTCCATATTTGACTGGAAATTTGAAGACACAAAAGCTGAAAATTATGAGTCTCATCCAACAATAAAATTTGAGATAGCGGTGTAA
- a CDS encoding AAA family ATPase, whose amino-acid sequence MVLGCIKIIIGLTGTNGAGKTTAADYLKQKGFAYFSLSDAIREELKKQNIPETRESLINMGNKLRSEFGANILAKRIAEKIDLSKNTIIDSIRNAEEVKELKKLKNFIFIAVDAPIELRYKRLKDRFGRQEAYKTLEQFREQEQKEFSQDKTKQQLGICMKMADKVILNDGTIAELRKKIDELVVKKC is encoded by the coding sequence ATTGTTCTGGGGTGCATCAAGATCATAATCGGACTTACAGGAACAAACGGAGCTGGAAAAACAACTGCTGCTGATTATCTGAAGCAGAAGGGATTTGCTTATTTTTCTTTATCCGATGCTATCAGGGAAGAGCTGAAAAAACAGAATATTCCCGAAACAAGGGAAAGCTTAATAAACATGGGCAATAAGCTGAGATCAGAGTTTGGGGCGAATATACTTGCAAAGAGGATCGCTGAAAAAATAGATTTATCAAAAAACACAATTATAGATTCAATAAGAAATGCTGAAGAAGTAAAAGAGCTGAAAAAATTAAAAAATTTCATTTTCATTGCTGTTGATGCTCCGATTGAATTGAGATATAAACGGCTAAAAGACAGGTTTGGAAGGCAGGAAGCTTACAAAACACTGGAGCAGTTCAGGGAACAGGAGCAGAAAGAGTTCAGCCAGGACAAAACAAAGCAGCAGCTCGGGATATGCATGAAAATGGCTGACAAAGTTATTTTAAATGACGGAACAATTGCTGAATTAAGAAAGAAAATAGATGAACTTGTTGTTAAAAAATGTTAA
- a CDS encoding dCMP deaminase family protein, translating to MQKEIQVQEQQQRERKTTRPSVDEYFLKIAAVVGERATCQRHNVGAVLVKDKHIISTGYNGAPRGCKDCLELGCLRDELKIPSGTRHEICRAVHAEQNAIIQAALHGKHTEGSTMYCTHSPCNICAKMIVNSKVKRFVTFSDYPDKDAIELFKEAGVELVKLNVPDTKIYLKA from the coding sequence ATGCAAAAAGAAATTCAAGTTCAGGAACAACAGCAACGAGAAAGAAAAACAACAAGGCCGAGTGTTGATGAATATTTCTTAAAGATAGCTGCAGTTGTCGGCGAAAGAGCTACATGCCAGCGCCACAATGTAGGAGCTGTTTTAGTTAAAGACAAGCACATCATAAGCACAGGATATAATGGAGCTCCCAGAGGCTGCAAAGACTGCCTTGAGCTTGGCTGCTTAAGGGATGAGCTTAAAATTCCTTCCGGAACAAGGCATGAGATATGCAGGGCAGTCCATGCAGAGCAGAATGCAATAATACAGGCAGCATTGCACGGCAAGCATACAGAAGGATCAACAATGTACTGCACTCATTCGCCTTGCAACATATGCGCAAAGATGATCGTCAATTCCAAAGTAAAAAGATTTGTCACATTCAGCGATTACCCTGACAAGGATGCAATTGAATTATTCAAAGAAGCAGGGGTTGAGCTTGTGAAGCTGAATGTTCCGGATACGAAGATTTATTTGAAAGCTTAA